The Tamandua tetradactyla isolate mTamTet1 chromosome 6, mTamTet1.pri, whole genome shotgun sequence genome contains the following window.
GGGAAAACTGGAAACCTAAATTGTAAAAGGagagaatggaaatatttatggCAAAATCAAGTAGCTCCATaatgttgaaaaatattttatgacgAGAAATTTCacaatgttaagtgaaaaaagataCAATAAACAATATGTATAGTGCGACtgtatagagaagaaaaaaaagacggGAAGAATATATAGcagaatgtatatataaaaatagaacgGTGATTGGTGGGTGGTGAGCGTTTCAATcttctttctaatatttttcttatttttcaaatgttcaatGTTGAACATGTATTTCTACAATTGGAAAACActttttaaaccatatttttgaagaatatgtAATGACAACGAAAAATGCTTTGAGATGGTATTAAAGAGACAAAATTACAAATCCAGAAAAgtatttgtatttgtaatttGTTATAGTGGGTAGTGACTTATGAACAGTTCTATtagcttctttatatttttcagtattttccaaatttttctccaaaaaatatttaagaaaaaaatgaataaatgcaattTACAAAATGCATCTTCAATCCAAGTGTTTCCGTCCTCATCTTCCTCCACCTTTTGGATGGATGTATTCACCAAGCACCCCTTTTTGAAATACTTTTCTTCCTTAACTTTTGTGACCATACCTCCCAGATTTTTCTACCCATCTTCTTTCTGGGTCTTTTTACTCCACTataaattcaacaaacatttattgaaggctactatgtgccaggaatcGTACTTGGGATCCACATGGCCTCTATCAAGGGCTCAATTTAATGGGAGACCAGTTACGAGGCTATTGAAATACCTATCCGTAAGATATTGGTGGTTTAAATTACTAACAACCTagtttatatttattgagcacttattatgtcAGTTACTCtgcttaaatattttacatttattatttcttaaaatcctGAGAACCTGATAACCAGCAAGCCCAAGCTCCAGCCTCGGGAGTCACACATCCgcgcatgtgtttgtgtgtgcggGGTGAGAGATTGGGGGAACGAGCACGCCAGACAAATCGCCAAAAAAGTCCTCTGCATAAGAGAGAATCAGAGCTGCGGCTTTCCATCGGGAATGCGATGTAGGCGAaactagttaaaaataaaacaaaggaaagaaataattgtCCCTAAAATTAGCTCGCAAAATCTCTTTAATTGAAGTTGAGAGAAAACGGAACTTCCGGCAGGATCATAGAGACTTCTAGTTCCGGCTTCAGGACTAGAGCGTCTTTCCTCTGCCCCGTTTGTCAGAATTTCAGTGGCTTCTATTTCCGGGGGCGGCTTGTGTCTGAAAGCGGAGATCTCCCCTCAAACGTGGCGTCGTGGGTCCTTCGCGCCTCCCCAGGGGTCAGCGGGCAAGGACCGGCGCGAGCGAGAACATCTTATATCCAACACTACCCAGTCCTCGCGTACCTGGCCGCACTGACACCTCTGATCCATCAGACAGCCGGCTTTTGAGCCCTCAAGATTGAGGGTCTCTGATTTGCAGTCCCCAGAAAGGCAACTCGAGAGGACAGTGTCCATTTGCCCATTCCTTTTGTCCCCCGCTCCCCAGGTCACGCCCTGCCTTTGAGGTGCATCATCTCACAAGTAACCCTTCCTACAGACTATTTATACCACGTCCCAGTTAACTTTCCTCAACTTCTTTAATTTCTGACTCCTCACCTCCTCACttccagaggtctttatttcccAGTTCCAATCCGCCCTTAACCGGAAGAGTTCATGTCTTACTAGGGTGTTTGTAGGAAAAGTGAAACCCAGTACACACACGAAAGGATGGCCGAGCATGGGGCTCACATTACAACTGCTTCTGTGGTGGATGACCAGCCATCCATCTTTGAGGTAGTAGCACAGGACAGTTTAATGACAGCGGTGAGACCTGCCCTTCAGCATGTGGTCAAGGTaaggtatttattttcttaaaggttTTAGGGGCAACTGGGTAAAAGGCAAACCaatagtttgtgtttctttggtAGCCTAGAGTTTGAAATAATCAATTAGCATATAATTCATATCCCATGATTTAAGGGTTGATGTGTTCAGTACAGAGCCCTTACTGAATACCCAATACTTCAGCAGATGTTAGAGTGTAAGTGACCTAAGCAAAAatgtgtggggggggtggggcagggtgtaAGAATTGTTAAATACAAGATATGGTAGTTGTATAATGgagtaatttcatttatttattttgttttagattCTTGCAGAATCAAATCCTGCCCGCTATGGCTTCCTTTGGAGGTGGTTTGATGAAATATTTACTCTGCTAGATCTTCTGCTCCAGCAGCATTATCTATCTAAAACCAGTGCCTCATTTTCTGAAAACTTTTATAGCTTAAAACGGATTGTAATGGGGGACAAGCACAATTTTCAGAGATTGGCCAGTGCTGGTCTCCCAAAGGAGCAGCTTTGGAAATCAATTATGTTCCTGGTTTTTCTTCCCTATCTGAAAGTAAAGCTGGAGAAGCTGGTTTCTAGCCTGAGAGAAGAGGATGAGTACTCTATCCATCCCCCTTCATCCCGCTGGAAACAATTCTACCGAGCCTTCTTGGCAGCCTACCCATTTGTTAACATGGCCTGGGAAGGCTGGTTTCTTGTACAACAACTTCAGTATATCCTAGGAAAAGCTCAGCATCACTCACCACTGCTGAGGCTGGCCGGAGTCCGGCTGGGTCGACTGACAGTCCAGGATATACAAGCTCTGGAGCACAGACCAGCTGAAGTCAGCATGATGCAGCAACCAGGCAAGAGGTAAGGCCCTAACACTTCAAAACATCTTCACAGATTCTAAAACCTTAATCTTAACCCAACTTTGTGACATTCACAAAGTATTACATAAAATCATAGAAAAATTCTTTCTTGGGCCTATAAAACAGGGATTGCAAATAGTCTTCGTCATCATATTACATTTTATGGCACACTTGTAATTTGCCAGGCCCTGAGCTAGGTGTTAGCTTTACATAATCTCACTTAGCCCTCATCACAATCCCAAAGAAATGCATTGACAAATTTAAATTGAGGAAACAAGCACTAACAATTAAGTACCAGCCAGATCAATACAATTCTAAAGATTGTGCTCTTAATCATGTTATACTACTTCTGAGTAGTGTCTGTATTCTCCCACtagtttaaatacatatttctcaatattgcaatttattttttaagtgagttttcttttttttggatacAGTATCttccacaagaaaaaaaaggtcTATGCAATCAAAGCCTCTACTAATTCCTTTTctcaaaaagcaaaaccaaaccctagccttttgtttttaaaaacaaagtttagTGGTTCATGTCCACCCAGggacacacacatgcaaaaaaacgAAGTTTCAACGGCAGAactcccacctgccatgcaggagacccagatttgatttctTGCCCATACGCCACCCTCACCCTACCTctaccccctcaaaaaaaaaaaaaacaacagtttagCTCCTATACACTCCTAAAATACTCTTAAGTCAAAAAAAGGGTACCATTCAGAATGGATCCAGTGCTAATCTAGCAACTACTGAATCCTCAAATCAGTGATTCTGATGAATAGTTTGTAATAACTTATTGTCATGTTAATTATTCTGGAATTATACCTAAATAAACAGTTTCTCTGCCTCCTTTTTCTATTCTCCCAGCAGTGTCAGTGAGAAGATAAAGGCAGCTCTGATGAAAGCTGTGGGGAGTGTTGCCTTATCCCTGTCCACAGGCCTTTCCGTAGGTGTCTTTTTCCTGCAATTCCTTGACTGGTGGTACTCAtctgaaaatcaagaaaacatcaAAACACTGACTGCCCTGCCTACTCCACCACCTCCTGTACACCTGGACTATAACT
Protein-coding sequences here:
- the PEX12 gene encoding peroxisome assembly protein 12 isoform X1; its protein translation is MSPHFRKGLPAQGVCRKSETQYTHERMAEHGAHITTASVVDDQPSIFEVVAQDSLMTAVRPALQHVVKILAESNPARYGFLWRWFDEIFTLLDLLLQQHYLSKTSASFSENFYSLKRIVMGDKHNFQRLASAGLPKEQLWKSIMFLVFLPYLKVKLEKLVSSLREEDEYSIHPPSSRWKQFYRAFLAAYPFVNMAWEGWFLVQQLQYILGKAQHHSPLLRLAGVRLGRLTVQDIQALEHRPAEVSMMQQPGKSSVSEKIKAALMKAVGSVALSLSTGLSVGVFFLQFLDWWYSSENQENIKTLTALPTPPPPVHLDYNSDSPLLPKMKTVCPLCRKTRVNDTVLATSGYVFCYRCVFNYVRSHQTCPITGYPTEVQHLIKLYSPEN
- the PEX12 gene encoding peroxisome assembly protein 12 isoform X2; its protein translation is MRGVCRKSETQYTHERMAEHGAHITTASVVDDQPSIFEVVAQDSLMTAVRPALQHVVKILAESNPARYGFLWRWFDEIFTLLDLLLQQHYLSKTSASFSENFYSLKRIVMGDKHNFQRLASAGLPKEQLWKSIMFLVFLPYLKVKLEKLVSSLREEDEYSIHPPSSRWKQFYRAFLAAYPFVNMAWEGWFLVQQLQYILGKAQHHSPLLRLAGVRLGRLTVQDIQALEHRPAEVSMMQQPGKSSVSEKIKAALMKAVGSVALSLSTGLSVGVFFLQFLDWWYSSENQENIKTLTALPTPPPPVHLDYNSDSPLLPKMKTVCPLCRKTRVNDTVLATSGYVFCYRCVFNYVRSHQTCPITGYPTEVQHLIKLYSPEN
- the PEX12 gene encoding peroxisome assembly protein 12 isoform X4, whose amino-acid sequence is MSPHFRKGLPAQILAESNPARYGFLWRWFDEIFTLLDLLLQQHYLSKTSASFSENFYSLKRIVMGDKHNFQRLASAGLPKEQLWKSIMFLVFLPYLKVKLEKLVSSLREEDEYSIHPPSSRWKQFYRAFLAAYPFVNMAWEGWFLVQQLQYILGKAQHHSPLLRLAGVRLGRLTVQDIQALEHRPAEVSMMQQPGKSSVSEKIKAALMKAVGSVALSLSTGLSVGVFFLQFLDWWYSSENQENIKTLTALPTPPPPVHLDYNSDSPLLPKMKTVCPLCRKTRVNDTVLATSGYVFCYRCVFNYVRSHQTCPITGYPTEVQHLIKLYSPEN
- the PEX12 gene encoding peroxisome assembly protein 12 isoform X3, with amino-acid sequence MAEHGAHITTASVVDDQPSIFEVVAQDSLMTAVRPALQHVVKILAESNPARYGFLWRWFDEIFTLLDLLLQQHYLSKTSASFSENFYSLKRIVMGDKHNFQRLASAGLPKEQLWKSIMFLVFLPYLKVKLEKLVSSLREEDEYSIHPPSSRWKQFYRAFLAAYPFVNMAWEGWFLVQQLQYILGKAQHHSPLLRLAGVRLGRLTVQDIQALEHRPAEVSMMQQPGKSSVSEKIKAALMKAVGSVALSLSTGLSVGVFFLQFLDWWYSSENQENIKTLTALPTPPPPVHLDYNSDSPLLPKMKTVCPLCRKTRVNDTVLATSGYVFCYRCVFNYVRSHQTCPITGYPTEVQHLIKLYSPEN